In Methanocaldococcus sp. FS406-22, the genomic stretch TAATGGGACTTTTCCTTGTTTAATTTCTTCATAAGCTATTTTTAATGAGCTATCACACTCTGTTTCTATAGTTATGTAAGCTCCATTTGATATCTGCAAACTTCTCGCTCCTAATATTCTCGCAATCTCAAATTTTGTTAATTTCAATATCTCACCTCTCTAAAATATGAATGGTGGGGCCGCCGGGACTTGAACCCGGGTCGCACGCCCCCCAAGCGCACAGGATGTCCAGGCTACCCCACGGCCCCGTTAAAAAGAATTTGAGAAGTTATAAATATCTCTCATCATGAGCTATTATCTCGTCTATAATTTCCCTTCCATCTTCTCCTATTCTGTATGAAATAAACATCCTTCTACAACAGTATTTTTTGATTCCCAAATCATCCAAAACATCTTTTGGATTCTCCCCTTTTAAAATTCTCTCTTTATACTCTTCAAAAACCTCAGCAATAACATTACCACATGAAAAACATCTAATAGGAAACATCATGTTTCTCACCCAATAAAAAGAAAAATAAATATTTTTCCAAAAATTGAATAATGAATTTATCTGTATGACTTCTGTCTCTTTGCTCTTGGCCCTTTTGTAGATCTGCTTGGCTTGTGAGGCTCGGTTCTTCTTGCATCACTAACTAATAATGTTCTGTCGTAAGCTAAGAATTTATCTCTTAGCTCTTTGCTACCTGTAAATTCAACAATAGCTTTACCAATAGCTGTTCTTGCAGCATCCATCTGCCCCATTACTCCTCCGCCTTTAACTGTAACATCAATATCCATTTGGCTGATAACTTCTTCTCCAGCTAATAAAATTGGCTCCATTAACTTCATTCTCTTATACTTTGGCTCAATTAATTCAATTGGTATCTTGTTTATTCTTATTCTACCTTTTCCTTCTCTCGCAACTGCCCTTGCAATAGCTCTCTTTCTTTTACCAACTGTTATAACAATTTTTCCCATTTAATCACCTCAGAACTTCGCTCCTAAGTGTTTGCTTAACTCGGCTAATGTTATGTATTTGTTAGTGTTTAATTTGTGGCTTATCTTTTCATCAACTGTTAAGTTTTTAGGATTTCCAACATAAACCTTAACTCTCTTAAATGCTTCTCTTCCTTTTGGTTTTTTGTATGGGAGCATTTTTCTGATTGTTCTTCTTAATATATCATCTGGTCTTCTTGGAAATTTAGGACCAAATCTTCTTGGGTTAGCAACGTTTTTCTTCTCCCTTTCTTCTTGATAGGTTTTTATAATCCAATCCTTGTTACCTGTAATAACTACCTTCTCAGCATTTACAATAACAATCTCTTCTCCTCTCAAAACCCTCTTTGCTACTTCTGAAGCCAATCTTCCCAATATCGCTCCTTCAGCATCTATTACTGTCATATTATCACCGTGTTTTATGCCATGATTTTAACATTTGAACCTTTTGGATTTCTTTTTATTAATTCTTCAATTGTTATTGCTTCTCCACCAGCTTCTTTAATTAATTTTTTAGCTGTTTCACTAAATGCGAATGCTGCAACAACAACCTTGTGCTCTAATTTTCCAGCCCCTAAGACTTTACCAGGAACTAAAACGACATCTCCTTCTTTTGTGTATCTGTTTATCTTACTTAAGTTTACCTCAGCTCTTCTTCTTGGTTTTGCTAACCTTCTTGCTATATCCTTCCAAATCTTTGCCTGATTTTTGTAACTTTCCTGCTTTAACATCTCAATTAACCTAACCAACCTTGGATTTGTAGCTGTTATCTTTTTCATTATCTCACCGTGTTTTCCTCAAACCTTTTATAATTATTTAAGGTTTAATAAATAATGTGGGGATGAAAATGTTTTTATTGTTCAATTAATTCAAGCTGTTGTAAGAAACTTTCAGCTTTATTTTTTAGTATCTTGACAGCTTCTTCTAAAATTTCTTCAGCTTCCATTTGTCCAAAGGTTTCAACAAAAAATTCTACTTCATCTTCAGCAACTTGTTTATAAACAGCATTGCATGGTTGCCATTTTGCATGGGTCTTTCCAATGCCTGGAACTGCCTCACATTCAATTTTTATTTTCTGCCCTCTACCTAATTTAACAATTGGAATGTTTTTAAAAGCAACTTCTCCGTTTTCAGATTTTAAATCTGATGAATAGACGGTGCAAGGCCCCTCTTTTTCTAAAGTGAATGTTATAACTTCACTTTCTATCAACGGCTTTCCTTTAATTGGAATTAAACCCAATCTGTGTGCTAAAATCTCATCATCCATTGATGATGAGTTCTCATATATATAAACATCTTCAATAGCATAAGTAGGGACTTCAGAAATCATTATTCTTCTAATAGCATTAGAAAATGAAATTGGGGCTTTTAAAGAAAAAATAAACTCTTCCCCAATTCTTGTCTTTTTCTTCTCTTTGATTGTAATCAAAGATTATCACCTTATTTTTTGAACCTCTTCTTAGGTGTTGTTCCATCGTGTGGAACTGGTGTAACATCTTCAATTCTTCCAATTCTCAATCCAGCTCTTGCTAAAGCTCTGATAGCAGCTTGAGCCCCAGGTCCTGGGTTTTTCTGCCCACTTCCTCCTGGAGCTCTAACCTTTATGTGGATATTTTCAATACCTCTTTCTTTTAATATTTCTGCTAATTTAAATGCTGCCTGCATTGCTGCGTAAGGTGAACCTTCATCTCTCTGGTTTCTTGTAACCATTCCCCCAGAAACTCTCGCAATAGTTTCAGCTCCTGTAATGTCTGTTGCGTGGATTATTGTGTTGTTGTAGGATGAGTAGATATGAACTATTCCCCATTTTTCTTTTTTTGTCTCTGCCATAGTGTTTCACCTTATTTATTCTGTTTCTGATGCTTGTGTTTCTTCTGTTAGTCCGACAATTTTAGCTCTTTCTGGATGGTTTTCATCATTGAATGGGGAGTTTTTAGCATAGCTGATTTTATCTTCTTCCTCAACTGTTACCATGTAGCTTGGAGCAGTAACAACTCTACCATTAACTGCTATATGTCCATGAACTATTAACTGTCTTGCTTGTCTTGGTGTTCTTGCCAATCCTTTTCTAAATACAAGTGTTTGTAATCTTCTTTCTAAGATATCTTCAACTGTTAATGATAAGACATCATCTAATGTTGGATTTTCAACTTTTAAGATACCATATTTTTTCAATACATTGAAAAGTTGAACAGCCTCTTTAGCCCCTTGCTCTGTTCTGTCGCTGATTAATCTTCTTGCCTGTCTTCTGTATTTTCTTAAAATTGTCTCTGCTTTCCAAACTTCTCTCTTTCTTCTTAAACCATACTTTCTACATAATTCTTTTTCTCTCTCAATTCTCTCTTTAATCCATGGATGGTTTGGTGTTTCGTATGTCTTTTTAAATCTTCTCCTTGGATCTCCCATCTAATCACCTTCAATAATTTTTTAAATGTTATGCTATAGTGTTTTAGTTATTAATTTATTTCTTTCTTCTTGAAACTCCAACTGTTTGTCCTCTTCTGAATGTACTTCTTGTTCTCTGTCCTCTACATGGCAATCCAAGTTCGTGTCTAATTCCTCTATAACATCTGATTCTCTTCAATCTGTTTATATCTTCTTGTTTTATAATCATTAGGTCACTTTCAATAACGTGTTTATCCTCTCCAGTAACATAATCTTTTCTTCTGTTAAACATCCATGATGGGATTCCAAATTTAGCAGGGTCTGCCAATACTTCTTCAATTTTCTTGACTTCTTCCTCTGTTAAATAACCAGCTAATTTGTTAGGGTCTAATTTAGTAACTCTTATAACTGCCCTTGCCATTGCCTCTCCAACACCGTAGATGTCTTGGAGAGCCATTATTAACTTCTTGTTCCCATCTAAGTCTGTCCTTGAAACTCTAATTAAGTATTTAAATTCAGAATTTTGCATATTCTCGGTCAAGGTTGCACCTCCATAATTCGTGTTTTACTAATAAATATTTAAAAAATAAAAAGAAGTGGCGCGGAGGGGGGGATTTGAACCCCCGCGGGGCAAAGCCCCATGGGATCTCCAGTCCCACGCCTTGGCCGGGCTAGGCTACCTCCGCTCTGAAACGTGTTTTATTTAAATTATACCCGTTTTATATAGTTTTGTTTATGGGCTTTATATATTGCTACAATCCTCAACGTTATGATTAATGTAGGAATACTTATATATTATTTTCGGTTTTTTCAAAATGCATGATGTATTTTACAACACATAACATTAACGTGGTGAATAGATAATCCCTACGCTAATATACATAAATTTTAATAAATTTATCTTTATATAAAAATTATTTATATAAAATCTCTAAATGAAAATATTTGTTATGGGTGTCATTATGTCAGTGAAAGTATCTGAATATATGACAAAAAAGGTTGTTACTGTTTCAAAGGATAATACAGTTAAAGATGTTATTAAATTGTTGAGAGAGACTGGACATAATTCATTCCCCGTAGTTGAAAATGGAAAGTTAATAGGGATAGTTTCAGTTCATGATATTGTTGGTAAGGACGACAACGAGAAAGTAGAAAATGTAATGACTAAAAGAGAAGATATGGTTGTTACAACCCCTGATGCAAATATAATGGATGTTGGGAGGATAATGTTTAGAACTGGTTTTTCAAAACTGCCAGTAGTTGATGAAGAAAATAACTTAGTTGGAATTATATCAAATATGGATGTCATTAGGTCTCAGATAGAGAAAACCACACCTAAAAAATTAGAGAATATAATTAAAACTTATAAAAACTTAGGATACAATTTGAAAGTTGAGAAGAAAGAAGTTGATGTTAATAAATTAAAGCCAACACAGAATAAAATCCATGCTGATGAGTTGATTGGAAGGATGTATGAGCTAAAAAAGGGTTTAGCAGAGCCAATAATTGCAATAAAAACAAAAAGAGGAGATTATTATATATTGGTGGATGGGCATCATAGGGCAGTTGCTGCCTATAAGATGGGAGTGCCAAAGCTGGATGCCTATGTTATCTACTTAGACACTGATAAAAAGCTTGGAATAGAGAAGACAGCCGAAATTATGAATTTAAAATCATTGGAAGATGTTAAGATTGTTGATACTGGGGAAGGAAATAGTGTTAAGGTAATTGAATATAACAAAAACAGTATGGGATAATTATGATAATTAGAGGAATAAAAGGAGCTAAAATTAATAATGAGATTTTTAATTTAGGCTTGAAATTTCAAATTTTAAATGCCAACTTAGTAGCTACAAAAAAACACATCTTGCATGCTATAAATCAAGCTAAGACAAAAAAACCTATAGCAAGGAATTTTTGGATGGAGATTTTGGTTAGAGCCTCTGGACAGAGGCAGATACACGAGGCAATAAAGATTATTGGAGCTAAGGATGGAGATGTATGTGTAGTTTGTGAGGATGAGGAAACATTTAGAAAGATTCATGAACTTATTGGTGGAGAGATTGATGATTCAGTCTTAGAGATTAATGAAGAGAAGGAGAGATTAATTAGAGAGGTTTTCAACATTAGAGGATTTGGAAATCTCGTTGAAAGAGTTTTGGAGAAGATAGCTTTAATTGAATTAAAGAAGGAGTAAAGGTGGAAATATGAAAGTTATTGAGGGAGGAGTTACTGCTCCAAAGGGATTTAAAGCCAATGGATATAAAGAGGGTAAATATGGGGTTGCTATAATCATCTCTGAAAAAGAGGCAGTTGGAGCTGGAACATTTACAACTAACAAAGTTGTAGCTCATCCAGTAGTTTTATCAAGGGAGTTGATAAAAAATAGAGATAAATTTAGAGCTATAGTTGCAAATAGTGGTAATGCAAACTGCTTTACAAAGGATGGGATGAAGGATGCTAAAGAGATGCAAAGATTGGTTGCAGAGCTTTTTAATATTAAAGAGGATGAGGTTTTGGTAGCCTCAACCGGAGTTATTGGAAGAAAGATGGATATGAGCATTATAAAAGATAGGATAAATAAGGTTTATAATTTAATAAAAGAGGGAAACAGCTCAATAAATGCTGCCAAGGCAATAATGACAACTGATACAAAACCAAAAGAAATAGCTGTGGAGTTTGAGGTTAATGGGAAGATAGTTAGAGTTGGAGGTATTGCTAAAGGAGCTGGAATGATAGCCCCAAATATGTTACATGCCACTATGCTCTGCTTTATAACAACGGATATAGAGATTGATAAAAAAAGCTTAACAGATGTTTTGCAGAGAGTTGTGGATAAAACATTCAATAACATATCCGTTGATGGAGACACATCAACAAACGATACCGTCTTTATTTTAGCTAATGGATTGAGTGGAGTTAATTATAATGAGTGTAAGGAAGAGTTTGAAAACGCCCTATTATATGTTTGCAGAGAGCTTGCAAAGATGATTGTTAAGGATGGAGAGGGGGCAACTAAATTTATGGAGGTTGTTGTCAAAGGAGCTAAAACTATGGATGATGCAATTAAAGCTTCAAAGGCAATAGTTAATTCCTTACTTGTAAAAACTGCTGTGTTTGGAGGAGACCCAAACTGGGGAAGAATTGTTGCAGCAGTTGGATACAGCGGAGCTGATTTTAATCCAGAGGTTGTTGATGTTATATTGAGTAATTATAAAGATGAAGTTTATTTGGTTAAAGATGGCATTCCATTGGCTGATGAAGGAACTGAAGAGTTAAAAAAAGCAGAGGAGATTATGAAATCAGATGAAATAAAGATAGTTGTTGATTTGAAAATGGGTGAGTTTGAAAATGTTTGTTATGGGTGTGATTTAAGCTATGAGTATGTTAGAATTAATGCTGAATATACTACATAATTATTTTTTGTTTTCCAAATATAAAAATATACAAATATATACGAGAATAAAAAATAGATAGTAAAAAATCCAGCCAAATTTACTTGATTGGAACGAACATTGAGCTTCTTGTAGCTCCCATACCAGGAGCTCCGTGCTGAACTGGTTTTCTTGTTAATGAGAACTCTCCTAAGTAGTGCCCAATCATTTCTGGAGTTACTTTAACTTCAACGAACTCTTTTCCGTTATAAACTCCAAATGTTAAACCAACCATATCTGGTGTTATAACAAAGTCTCTGCAGTGTGTTCTTATAATTCTTGGTTCTTTACCTTTGTTTAATAATCTTCTTGCTTTTTTAATTTTCATAGCTAATTTTTTCTGTTGTGGAGTTAAACCTCTCAATAATGTTCTTCTCTGTCTTGCAGGCAACAACTTTGCAAACTCTCTCAAAGGCATTTGTTGAAGCTCTTCTAAAGTGTAACCTCTGTATCTAAACTCTATCTTTTTTGAAATTACTTGTTTTTTCTTTTTAATTCTTCTTCTCCTTGCAGATGCCATATTTAGTCACCTTAAGTTATTTGTGTTTTGTTTAACTAAAAATATAAAAATTTAATAGATAAGAGATTATTTCCTGACTCCAGTTCTTCTTGCAGATATGTGTCCGACCTTTCTTCCTGGTGGAACCTTCTTTCTTGAGACAGTTGTTGGTTTTCCAGTGTGCTGGTGTCTTCCTCCACCGAATGGGTGGTCAACAGCGTTCATTGCAACTCCTCTAACTCTTGGCCACTTAACAGCCTTAGCTTTCATAGCATGATACTTCTTACCAGCTTTAACGAATGGCTTCTCTTTTCTTCCTCCACCAGCAACAACCCCAATTGTAGCCCTACACATTGAGTGTAAAGCTTTAATATGCCCAGATGGTAATTTAACATAAGTTCTTTCTCCATCGTGTGTTAATATGTGAGCGTAGCAACCTCCTGCTCTTACAAGCTTACCTCCATCTCCTGGAACTGTTTCTATGTTGAAGACAGGGATCCCTTCTGGAATGGCTCCTAATGGTAAAATGTTTCCTGGCTTTATCTCTGCAGAGACACCACACTCAATGATATCTCCAACTTTTACACCTTCTGGAACAACTAATAATCCTTCTTCTCCTGTTTCATATTCAACTTTTGCAACTGGAGCACTTCTTCCTGGGTCGTGTAATATGTCTATTATTTTACCCAAAACTTTTCCTTTTTTCTCTAATTCATCAAATCTTCTGTATTTTGCTTCTCCCCTTCTTTTGTGTGAAGGGCAAGTGTAGGTTGGTGTTCCCCTACCTCTTCTTTGAGAGATTAATCTTTTTCCCATCTTCACCACCACTTATGATAAATTTTTAAGTGTTTCAATTATTTAAAAACTTATTTAATTAGTAGATTCCCAAGCTTGCTGCTATTTTACTTGCGTCATATCCTTCTTTCAACTTAACGTAAGCTTTCTTTTCCCCTTTTGGTGTTATTAATGTATTTACTTTCTCAACTTCAACATCAAACAACTCTTTCATAGCCCTCTTTATATCCTCTTTTGTAGCTCTTCTATCAACATAAAATACTAATTTGTTTTCTTCTTCAATCATTCTAACAGTTTTTTCTGTAACTACTGGAGCTTTTATTACATCAAAGGCATCCATTTTTATCCCCTTGTTTCTACCTTTTTATTTATTCAAATCTCTCTTTTAATTTCTCTAATGCACTTTCAGTCCATACGGTTAATCTTCCAGCAACTCCCCCAGGAGCTAAGTGTATAATTCCTAAATCCTTAGCAGTTATAACATCAACTCCTGGCAAGTTTCTTGAAGCTAATATAGCGTTGCATTTATCTCCAACAACAACTAAGATACTTCTTGGTTTTTTGTATCTTCTTCCTCTCATCTTACCTTTTCCAGCTCTAATCTTAATTCCATTCTTAGCTCTTATAACATCACTACTAATTCCTAATTTTTCAAATACTGCAAATACATCCTTTGTTTTTTGTAACTCTTCAAATGAGCTTTCAACAACTATTGGTAAGTTTTCAGTTTCAAAGATATGCCCTCTCTCTTTAACTAATTCAGGGTTTGCTGTAGCTGCAATAGCACTCTTTATTGCTTTAATTCTTTCTTTTTTATTTACTCTTTCCCATAATATTTTCTCAACTTTTGGTGGGTGTGCTCTTCTTCCACCAACTGCTTGTGGAACTCTTGCAGCCCATCCTTGTGGAACTCTATCTACTCTCGCTCTACCATGCCCTTTACCAATGTTTTTAGCACTTGTTCTCATCCCTGCCATTGGGTCTGAACCTTTTGGCTGCAATCTTGCTGTAAATGCAGATAAGAATGCTCTTTTAATTAAATCTGGTCTATATTCTTCTTCAAATACTGCTGGTAAGTCAATTTCTTTAACTGCCTCTCCATTTAAATTGTAAACAACTGCCTTCATTATTATCCACCTTCTCTCTCCATTATTTTAAAGTGTTTTTATTTACTTACCCTGCTTTGATGTTGTGCTTATGTATGTAATTTCAGGTACTTTGATTAATGGCTCCTGTGGTCTTATAGCTCTTCTTAATACAATTAATCTCTTTGCAGGCCCTTGAACTGAGCCTTTTAATACAACATAGTTGTTTCTTATAACCCCATAGTGTAAGAATCCTCCTTTTGGAGTTATTTCATCCCCATTATTTCCAATCTTTAATATTCTCTTGTTGTATTCAGTTCTTTGGTGGTATCCCATTTGTCCAGGCATTGGAACACTCCACATAACCATCTTTGGTTGCCATGGCCCTATTGAACCAACGTGTCTTCCAACACCTTTTCTTGCGTGCTTACCAAATTGTATCTTAACTCCCCATCTTTTAACTTGCCCTTGGAATCCTTTACCTTTTGTTACTCCAATTGTATCAACTAACTCTCCCTCTTGGAATACATCTGTAATGTTTAACTGCTTACCTAAAATCTCTTTAGCGTAGTTTAATCTCTCTTCAATATCTTTTCCTCCAATTCTAATTTCTAAGATTTCTGGTTTTTTCTTTGGAAGGCATGTTAATTTTGGATTTGTATGGACTAAAACTCTAACATCTTCAATTTTATCTTTTAACGCTTCTAAATCTTCAACTGTCTTTCTGTCTTCTTTCTTTGGCAATTTGATTTTTCTTTCTAATTCTTTGTCTAAGTTGTCTGCCCAAACTTCTGTTAATGTTGTTAGGTAGTTTCTCTCATTTCTTCCATAAACTCTTATAGCACATACGTTGATTGGTGGAGCTTCTAATATTGTGATTGGTGTAAATATTTCTTGTCCAGCATTTGGGCTTTTTGGGTTATCTTCCTTAATAAATGCATGGCTCATTCCTGCTTTATATACAGGGAATGCCTGTAACCTCACGGTCTCTTCTTCTGGCCAGCTTCTGATTCTTGGAACTGGTCTTTTTGCTCTTTTTCTTGGACTGAATGCCAATGAACCTCTTCTTGGTCTGTTAATATTTAACCCCATAATCTAACCTCCAGCATATTTATTAACATCTTTAAAATTTTTTATTTGAGTGTTTTGTTGATTTAATATCTAAATAGCTTTTTATTTTGCAAACCTGTCATTGCCCCCCAACGGGCTTTTCAGGTTTGCATTGTAGGACTTTCGCAGTTTATATATTTTGCTTTGGAACTTAGATGCTGAAGCATCAATATTTAATAACAGATTTCTTCCTGCGAAAGTCCTACATCATTGAGGTATAAATTAATAATGGATTAGTGTAATAAAAGAAAAGGAGTGTATAAACAAATACTAACAAATGGGTATATAAAATTTTTGGTGATATTATGGACGAGCTAAATTACTTAATAAACTACCTTGCAAATAAGGATAGTGTTAGAGAAGAAATTTTAAAATTATCAAGAGAAATAACAAGAGATTGTGCAATGTTGATTAGGAAAATACACAAATCAGATGATAAAGATGAGTTTAAAGATAAATTAAATGAGATATCAGAAAAAATTAAAAAACTAAATGGCTTAGCAACATTTCCAGAGTTCGTTGGATATTTATCTACTCCTCAACAGGAATTTGTTGAAGCTCTCTCCCTATATATGATAAAGTTTGATAATAAGATTCCAAGTTTCAAAGAGCTTGATTTTATTAAAGAAGAGAACTACATTTTAGGTTTGGCTGATGTTATTGGAGAGTTGAGGAGGGAAGTGTTAGAAGCGATGAAAAATGATAATTTAGCGGAGGTTGAAAGATATTTCAAATTTATGGAAGATTTATATGAATTTTTAATGAACTTTGATTATTATCATGTTGTGGATAATTTGAGAAGGAAGCAAGACATTAGTAGAGGAATCTTAGAAAAAACTCATGGGGATATTGTGATGTTTATTGAAAATCTTAAGCTTAGAAAGGAATTAAAGAAATTACAATTGTAATTATTCAATAGGGAATCTTAATAAGCCTGCTATTCCTCCCAATGCTTTTAATTGCTTTCCAGCATCATGTTCAGAGGAAACGATAACTACTTTCCCACCCATCTCTTCAGTAGTATCTATTATTTTTTCTATTTCATGATTTCTTACCAAACTATCTGAAACTAATAATGTGTCTATAGCTGAGTATTCTAAAGCTTTTTTTACCTCGTCAATACCATAAACTGCCAATCCTTTTTTAGCTATCTCTTCTAAAAGTTTTTCGATTAATTGTGTTTCTTTTGCAACCCTTGATTCAGCATATATTCTATTGATAATCCCTCTTTTGATAACTTCATTTAATCCAGCTCTTGATGTTGTTGATATGCTCTCAACTACAATCTTATTTTTAAGCTCGGGATATTGGGAAGAGATAAAATTGTAAAAGCTATTTTTTGCAAATCCTGGGCCTGCAACCAAAATATTATCAACATCATACTCCATCAAAACCTTCGCTATCTCATGATAATACTCTTTTTTAAGCTCTTCATTAATTTTATAGTCCAATTTTTTTGAAGTGTGAGATTTTATTGAGCAGATTTCCTTTATGCTGTAATCTCTAACTTCGAAGATATCTGCTTCTTCATCGTCCATAACAACAACTAAAACCTTTGGTCTTTTAGATGATTCAATAGCTTCCTTTATTCTCTCTATTTGCCATTTT encodes the following:
- a CDS encoding haloacid dehalogenase — its product is MDELNYLINYLANKDSVREEILKLSREITRDCAMLIRKIHKSDDKDEFKDKLNEISEKIKKLNGLATFPEFVGYLSTPQQEFVEALSLYMIKFDNKIPSFKELDFIKEENYILGLADVIGELRREVLEAMKNDNLAEVERYFKFMEDLYEFLMNFDYYHVVDNLRRKQDISRGILEKTHGDIVMFIENLKLRKELKKLQL
- a CDS encoding mRNA surveillance protein pelota, which produces MKIIEEIPQKQIIKLMPENLDDLWVLYNIIEEGDKVFAVTERRVQDKGDVIRADRGAKRKMFLGIEVKNVEFDENTKRVRILGTIIHGPDDVPLGSHHTIEIKPFDELSIEKNWKKWQIERIKEAIESSKRPKVLVVVMDDEEADIFEVRDYSIKEICSIKSHTSKKLDYKINEELKKEYYHEIAKVLMEYDVDNILVAGPGFAKNSFYNFISSQYPELKNKIVVESISTTSRAGLNEVIKRGIINRIYAESRVAKETQLIEKLLEEIAKKGLAVYGIDEVKKALEYSAIDTLLVSDSLVRNHEIEKIIDTTEEMGGKVVIVSSEHDAGKQLKALGGIAGLLRFPIE